In one Limosilactobacillus oris genomic region, the following are encoded:
- the recA gene encoding recombinase RecA, whose translation MADQRKAALDKALQKIEKNFGKGSIMRMGDAADMKIATVSSGSLAIDKALGVGGYPRGRIVEIYGPESSGKTTVALHAVAEVQRQGGTVAYIDAENALDPQYAEALGVDVDNLLLSQPDTGEEGLAIADALIATSAIDLVVIDSVAALVPQAEIDGDMGDHHVGLQARLMSQALRKLSGEINKTKTIAIFINQIREKVGVMFGNPETTTGGRALKFYSTIRMEIRRAEQIKNGTDVIGNKAKVKIVKNKVAPPFKRCEVDIMYGEGISKTGELLDMAVDQDLVKKSGAWYSYGNERIGQGRENAKQWLADHPDSMMELMNKVRVANGMKPLEESKKAADDGDAPAAGQQETIEEASKN comes from the coding sequence TGCCGACATGAAGATTGCGACGGTTTCCAGCGGTTCGCTGGCAATCGACAAGGCACTTGGTGTTGGCGGTTATCCACGGGGCCGGATAGTAGAAATCTACGGTCCTGAAAGTTCGGGGAAGACGACTGTCGCCCTCCATGCCGTGGCAGAAGTTCAACGGCAAGGGGGCACGGTAGCGTACATCGATGCCGAAAACGCCTTAGACCCGCAGTATGCGGAAGCCCTTGGGGTTGATGTCGACAACCTGCTCTTATCCCAGCCAGACACCGGTGAAGAGGGACTGGCGATTGCAGATGCCTTAATTGCCACCAGTGCAATTGACCTGGTCGTGATTGATTCCGTAGCCGCCCTGGTTCCCCAAGCCGAAATTGATGGTGACATGGGTGACCACCACGTCGGTTTGCAGGCGCGGTTGATGTCCCAAGCCTTGCGGAAACTTTCTGGTGAAATCAACAAGACGAAGACAATTGCGATTTTCATCAATCAAATCCGTGAAAAGGTCGGGGTTATGTTTGGAAATCCCGAAACGACTACTGGGGGCCGGGCCCTTAAATTTTACTCCACCATCCGGATGGAAATCCGCCGGGCGGAACAGATTAAGAACGGAACCGACGTCATCGGTAATAAGGCGAAGGTTAAAATCGTTAAGAATAAGGTAGCGCCTCCGTTCAAGCGGTGTGAAGTTGATATCATGTATGGTGAAGGAATCTCGAAGACTGGTGAACTGTTGGATATGGCGGTAGACCAGGACCTGGTGAAGAAGAGCGGTGCATGGTACTCATACGGCAACGAACGAATTGGTCAGGGCCGGGAAAACGCCAAACAGTGGCTTGCTGATCACCCAGACAGCATGATGGAACTGATGAATAAGGTTCGGGTTGCTAATGGCATGAAGCCGCTGGAAGAGAGCAAGAAGGCCGCCGATGATGGTGACGCTCCGGCTGCTGGTCAGCAGGAGACCATCGAAGAGGCCAGCAAGAACTAA